Proteins encoded by one window of Vitis vinifera cultivar Pinot Noir 40024 chromosome 10, ASM3070453v1:
- the LOC100241283 gene encoding uncharacterized protein LOC100241283 isoform X2, protein MADLGLGPPFSKALPFHFPISPSRFHSAPRSLTMAADHPHSYSFSNPNPIPDPSTSQPSLLVFSGGTAFNGVVEELKKLTTCVAHVLPVSDDGGSTAEIVRVLGGPAVGDIRSRCLRLSDQSTSEALAVRKLLGHRLPLDAQAAKLEWYQIVEGEHALWEGVSKPYRETIRSFLAYFQNQILRRSKESFCFSNGSIGNFFFAGARIFFDSLDAAIFLFSRVSDIPTESLILPVISTNDRLTLGCELWEISSVPPLPSAIKRVFYMSSEGRNLLHEVFPTANPAVLDQLSNVDCIVYAMGSLFTSICPSLVLLGIGEIISSSSCLKVLLLNGTHDRETSGFSASRFVSAITDALNRTYGDPQNRLKNPPSQYINTLLVPKDGQIPVDVQCLASQGIFHVITVDSICDPDMGIIFDPKSLIRALADLIGRQTTTNVIEAQ, encoded by the exons ATGGCGGACCTTGGGTTGGGTCCCCCGTTTTCAAAGGCTCTACCATTCCACTTTCCAATTTCTCCCTCCCGTTTTCACTCTGCACCAAGGTCTCTCACCATGGCTGCCGATCATCCCCATTCCTACTCCTTTTCTAACCCTAACCCTATTCCTGACCCATCAACTTCCCAGCCTTCCTTGCTCGTCTTCTCAG GTGGCACTGCCTTTAATGGTGTTGTGGAAGagcttaaaaaattaacaacttGTGTTGCGCATGTTCTCCCTGTTTCTGATGATGGAGGGAGTACTGCCGAGATCGTTCGTGTGCTTG GTGGCCCAGCAGTTGGAGACATACGATCAAGATGTTTGAGATTGTCTGACCAAAGTACTTCAGAGGCTCTTGCTGTGCGCAAATTGCTTGGTCATCGCTTGCCTCTTGATGCACAAGCAGCCAAATTAGAATG GTATCAGATTGTGGAAGGAGAGCATGCTCTTTGGGAAGGGGTATCAAAGCCCTACAGGGAAACAATTCGATCATTTTTAGCTTACTTTCAGAATCAG ATTCTTCGACGGTCTAAGGAATCATTTTGTTTCAGTAATGGCAG CATTGGGAATTTTTTCTTTGCAGGAGCTCGCATATTCTTTGACTCTTTAGATGCtgcaatatttttgttttcacgTGTTTCAGATATTCCCACAGAAAGTCTTATCCTTCCAGTAATTTCCACCAATGACAGGCTTACACTGGGATGTGAATTGTGG GAAATCTCTTCAGTTCCACCTCTACCTTCAGCAATAAAGCGGGTGTTCTATATGTCAAGTGAAGGAAGAAATTTGTTGCATGAG GTGTTCCCCACAGCAAACCCAGCTGTGCTGGACCAGTTAAGCAATGTAGATTGCATTGTTTATGCTATGGGCTCCCTCTTTACTTCCATTTGCCCATCACTG GTATTACTTGGCATAGGGGAGATTATCTCTTCAAGCTCTTGTTTGAag gtACTTCTGTTGAATGGTACACATGATCGAGAAACTAGTGGCTTCTCTGCTTCTAGATTTGTATCTGCCATTACAGATGCTCTAAATCGAACTTATGGAGATCCTCAGAATCGTCTTAAGAACCCT CCAAGTCAGTATATCAATACTCTTCTAGTGCCCAAAGATGGTCAAATTCCTGTAGATGTTCAATGCTTGGCTTCACAAGGAATCTTTCATGTG ATAACTGTGGATTCAATATGTGATCCCGACATGGGTATAATTTTTGACCCAAAATCATTAATAAGAGCTCTGGCAGATTTGATAGGCAGACAAACGACCACAAATGTTATAGAGGCACAGTGA
- the LOC100246305 gene encoding U-box domain-containing protein 7: protein MSPLQQPPTLSDSFSSSSASASASASWFFPYPKLRFFTRIRRFLRSKSFSKRSSPSARFEDETVIQGMGEEEESLGLQRSVKRLHFGSWEEKEVAAMEIRRLAQEDVKTRKSLAELGVVPPLVAMVVSPVVGRRRLAVQTLIELANGTYTNKALMVEAGLLSNLPQNTDTIDESTMHEFARLLLSISFLTNTQFPLNSTEILPFLVAILESGSSIETKESCICTLYNLSAVLDNSGPLVNGGVVQSLLRLVSVKEVSEKALATLGNLVVTMMGKKAVENSTLVPESLIEIMTWEDKPKCQELSAYILMILAHQSSVQRQKMAKAGIVPVMLEVALLGSPLAQKRVLKLLQWFKDERQTRMGPHSGPQAGRYVMGSPMNQRETLEGKKLMKTMVKQSLNKNMEMITRRANAATAASTLKTLVISTSSKSLPY, encoded by the exons ATGTCTCCTCTTCAACAACCACCAACCCTCTctgattctttttcttcttcttctgcttctgCGTCTGCTTCTGCTTCCTGGTTCTTTCCCTACCCTAAGCTCCGGTTCTTCACCCGCATACGCCGCTTCCTCCGCTCTAAATCTTTCTCCAAACGCTCTTCTCCCTCTGCCCGCTTCGAGGACGAGACGGTCATTCAAGGGATGGGGGAGGAGGAGGAGTCGTTGGGGTTGCAGAGATCGGTGAAGAGGCTTCACTTTGGGAGCTGGGAGGAGAAGGAGGTTGCCGCTATGGAGATCAGGAGACTCGCCCAGGAAGATGTCAAGACCAGGAAGTCGCTGGCGGAGCTCGGCGTTGTACCGCCCTTGGTGGCGATGGTTGTTTCGCCTGTCGTCGGGCGCCGGAGGTTGGCGGTTCAGACTTTGATCGAGCTCGCTAATGGAACATACAC GAACAAGGCCCTCATGGTGGAAGCAGGACTCCTATCAAACCTACCACAAAACACAGACACCATAGATGAGTCAACAATGCATGAATTCGCACGGCTCCTGCTGTCGATATCTTTTCTAACCAACACCCAATTCCCTCTCAATTCAACCGAAATTCTCCCATTTCTTGTGGCCATTCTTGAGTCGGGTTCAAGCATTGAAACCAAAGAGTCATGTATATGCACTCTGTACAATCTCTCTGCCGTGTTAGACAATTCTGGGCCTTTGGTCAATGGTGGGGTGGTGCAGTCTCTTTTGAGGTTGGTATCAGTAAAGGAAGTCTCCGAGAAAGCACTAGCCACACTAGGGAATTTGGTTGTGACCATGATGGGGAAAAAGGCAGTGGAGAATAGTACATTGGTGCCTGAGAGTTTGATAGAGATCATGACATGGGAGGACAAGCCCAAGTGCCAAGAACTGTCTGCATACATTCTGATGATCCTAGCTCATCAAAGCTCAGTACAACGACAAAAAATGGCTAAGGCAGGGATTGTCCCTGTGATGCTTGAAGTGGCCCTATTGGGAAGTCCTCTAGCTCAAAAAAGAGTACTAAAACTATTACAGTGGTTCAAAGACGAGCGGCAAACAAGAATGGGGCCTCATTCCGGGCCACAGGCCGGGAGGTATGTGATGGGTTCGCCCATGAACCAGAGGGAGACGCTTGAAGGAAAGAAACTGATGAAGACGATGGTAAAGCAAAGTCTAAATAAGAATATGGAGATGATTACACGACGGGCTAATGCTGCAACCGCTGCTTCCACGCTCAAGACCTTGGTTATCAGCACAAGTTCTAAGAGCTTGCCTTACTAG
- the LOC109123333 gene encoding UBP1-associated protein 2C-like, which yields MSSECLLRHFSTYGEIEEGPFRFDKHTGKSKGFAFFGYKTEERAKAAVLHPRKNIDGHQIVCKYAGEGKKGNHGAAPNVGVGGIQTSIGFPGNDALQPVEGGVAVLPHHQHPFSIGGPALTPIGSRAPPSLGSGGAYVGGTGGAYGVGSQYGGPRSGESSQHRKRLGCCDYWFSRQSSFACDLFVILLVFG from the exons ATGTCATCGGAGTGCCTCTTAAGGCATTTCTCAACGTATGGGGAGATCGAGGAGGGTCCTTTTAGGTTCGATAAGCATACAGGAAAATCAAAGGGGTTCGCCTTTTTTGGTTACAAGACAGAGGAAAGGGCAAAAGCAGCAGTTTTGCATCCAAGAAAAAACATTGATGGGCATCAGATCGTCTGCAAGTATGCAGGCGAAGGGAAAAAAGGAAATCATGGGGCAGCACCAAATGTTGGGGTCGGTGGAATTCAGACCTCAATTGGGTTCCCTGGAAATGATGCTCTCCAGCCG GTTGAAGGGGGAGTGGCGGTTTTACCGCACCACCAGCACCCTTTCTCCATTGGTGGTCCGGCGTTGACACCAATTGGGAGTCGGGCGCCCCCATCACTAGGTAGTGGTGGTGCATATGTTGGTGGAACGGGAGGAGCTTATGGTGTGGGATCTCAGTACGGTGGCCCGAGATCTGGTGAGTCTTCACAGCATAG GAAGCGGTTGGGTTGCTGTGATTATTGGTTTTCACGCCAAAGTTCTTTTGCATGCGACTTGTTTGTCATTTTGTTGGTTTTTGGCTGA
- the LOC100241184 gene encoding uncharacterized protein LOC100241184 isoform X1 — translation MDFIDKGVAWARNICETFEAMCLEVDDIMYKHAEQAMGSQDDMSLPTSDEVAGCKFFRKAVESSNLVNAIAHPSSALLSSSSVTCNESSECKGWDIDLTPGDALYAETVYNPAAYGTVSALKLSQDGFEAYNKFAESGLSVSLLEIGITNVAEPSMTTVRANDKLKLDENYNVVESHERCSASCKAANHRYCKESQVSKTRLARGEDNELQAGDVDAGSNQQKGHDLWESEWVLV, via the exons ATGGATTTCATAGATAAAGGTGTAGCCTGGGCTAGGAACATATGCGAAACGTTTGAAGCTATGTGCTTGGAGGTGGATGATATCATGTACAag CATGCAGAACAAGCAATGGGTAGCCAAGACGATATGTCACTCCCAACCTCAGATGAGGTTGCAGGGTGCAAATTTTTCAGGAAGGCAGTGGAAAGTAGTAACCTTGTAAATGCCATTGCTCATCCTTCAAGTGCTCTGCTATCTTCTAGTTCTGTCACTTGCAATGAATCTTCCGAGTGTAAAGGTTGGGATATTGATCTTACCCCTGGTGATGCCTTGTATGCAGAAACAGTGT ACAACCCTGCAGCCTATGGGACTGTATCTGCATTAAAGCTTTCCCAAGATGGGTTTGAGGCCTACAATAAATTTGCTGAGTCAGGGCTTTCTGTTTCTCTTCTTGAAATTG GAATTACCAATGTTGCTGAGCCAAGCATGACAACCGTCCGGGCAAACGATAAGTTGAAGcttgatgaaaattacaatGTAGTGGAGAGTCATGAACGTTGTTCTGCCTCTTGTAAGGCAGCAAATCATAGATATTGCAAG GAGTCTCAAGTTTCGAAGACAAGGTTAGCGAGAGGGGAGGATAACGAGCTGCAAGCAGGAGATGTTGATGCGGGATCCAATCAACAGAAGGGTCATGATTTGTGGGAATCTGAGTGGGTGCTTGTCTAG
- the LOC100241283 gene encoding uncharacterized protein YNL011C isoform X1 translates to MADLGLGPPFSKALPFHFPISPSRFHSAPRSLTMAADHPHSYSFSNPNPIPDPSTSQPSLLVFSGGTAFNGVVEELKKLTTCVAHVLPVSDDGGSTAEIVRVLGGPAVGDIRSRCLRLSDQSTSEALAVRKLLGHRLPLDAQAAKLEWYQIVEGEHALWEGVSKPYRETIRSFLAYFQNQILRRSKESFCFSNGSIGNFFFAGARIFFDSLDAAIFLFSRVSDIPTESLILPVISTNDRLTLGCELWDGSIIRGQNEISHPTSGSMQPINKEISSVPPLPSAIKRVFYMSSEGRNLLHEVFPTANPAVLDQLSNVDCIVYAMGSLFTSICPSLVLLGIGEIISSSSCLKVLLLNGTHDRETSGFSASRFVSAITDALNRTYGDPQNRLKNPPSQYINTLLVPKDGQIPVDVQCLASQGIFHVITVDSICDPDMGIIFDPKSLIRALADLIGRQTTTNVIEAQ, encoded by the exons ATGGCGGACCTTGGGTTGGGTCCCCCGTTTTCAAAGGCTCTACCATTCCACTTTCCAATTTCTCCCTCCCGTTTTCACTCTGCACCAAGGTCTCTCACCATGGCTGCCGATCATCCCCATTCCTACTCCTTTTCTAACCCTAACCCTATTCCTGACCCATCAACTTCCCAGCCTTCCTTGCTCGTCTTCTCAG GTGGCACTGCCTTTAATGGTGTTGTGGAAGagcttaaaaaattaacaacttGTGTTGCGCATGTTCTCCCTGTTTCTGATGATGGAGGGAGTACTGCCGAGATCGTTCGTGTGCTTG GTGGCCCAGCAGTTGGAGACATACGATCAAGATGTTTGAGATTGTCTGACCAAAGTACTTCAGAGGCTCTTGCTGTGCGCAAATTGCTTGGTCATCGCTTGCCTCTTGATGCACAAGCAGCCAAATTAGAATG GTATCAGATTGTGGAAGGAGAGCATGCTCTTTGGGAAGGGGTATCAAAGCCCTACAGGGAAACAATTCGATCATTTTTAGCTTACTTTCAGAATCAG ATTCTTCGACGGTCTAAGGAATCATTTTGTTTCAGTAATGGCAG CATTGGGAATTTTTTCTTTGCAGGAGCTCGCATATTCTTTGACTCTTTAGATGCtgcaatatttttgttttcacgTGTTTCAGATATTCCCACAGAAAGTCTTATCCTTCCAGTAATTTCCACCAATGACAGGCTTACACTGGGATGTGAATTGTGG GATGGATCTATTATACGTGGTCAGAATGAGATATCTCATCCAACAAGTGGATCCATGCAACCAATAAACAAG GAAATCTCTTCAGTTCCACCTCTACCTTCAGCAATAAAGCGGGTGTTCTATATGTCAAGTGAAGGAAGAAATTTGTTGCATGAG GTGTTCCCCACAGCAAACCCAGCTGTGCTGGACCAGTTAAGCAATGTAGATTGCATTGTTTATGCTATGGGCTCCCTCTTTACTTCCATTTGCCCATCACTG GTATTACTTGGCATAGGGGAGATTATCTCTTCAAGCTCTTGTTTGAag gtACTTCTGTTGAATGGTACACATGATCGAGAAACTAGTGGCTTCTCTGCTTCTAGATTTGTATCTGCCATTACAGATGCTCTAAATCGAACTTATGGAGATCCTCAGAATCGTCTTAAGAACCCT CCAAGTCAGTATATCAATACTCTTCTAGTGCCCAAAGATGGTCAAATTCCTGTAGATGTTCAATGCTTGGCTTCACAAGGAATCTTTCATGTG ATAACTGTGGATTCAATATGTGATCCCGACATGGGTATAATTTTTGACCCAAAATCATTAATAAGAGCTCTGGCAGATTTGATAGGCAGACAAACGACCACAAATGTTATAGAGGCACAGTGA
- the LOC100241184 gene encoding uncharacterized protein LOC100241184 isoform X2, with amino-acid sequence MGSQDDMSLPTSDEVAGCKFFRKAVESSNLVNAIAHPSSALLSSSSVTCNESSECKGWDIDLTPGDALYAETVYNPAAYGTVSALKLSQDGFEAYNKFAESGLSVSLLEIGITNVAEPSMTTVRANDKLKLDENYNVVESHERCSASCKAANHRYCKESQVSKTRLARGEDNELQAGDVDAGSNQQKGHDLWESEWVLV; translated from the exons ATGGGTAGCCAAGACGATATGTCACTCCCAACCTCAGATGAGGTTGCAGGGTGCAAATTTTTCAGGAAGGCAGTGGAAAGTAGTAACCTTGTAAATGCCATTGCTCATCCTTCAAGTGCTCTGCTATCTTCTAGTTCTGTCACTTGCAATGAATCTTCCGAGTGTAAAGGTTGGGATATTGATCTTACCCCTGGTGATGCCTTGTATGCAGAAACAGTGT ACAACCCTGCAGCCTATGGGACTGTATCTGCATTAAAGCTTTCCCAAGATGGGTTTGAGGCCTACAATAAATTTGCTGAGTCAGGGCTTTCTGTTTCTCTTCTTGAAATTG GAATTACCAATGTTGCTGAGCCAAGCATGACAACCGTCCGGGCAAACGATAAGTTGAAGcttgatgaaaattacaatGTAGTGGAGAGTCATGAACGTTGTTCTGCCTCTTGTAAGGCAGCAAATCATAGATATTGCAAG GAGTCTCAAGTTTCGAAGACAAGGTTAGCGAGAGGGGAGGATAACGAGCTGCAAGCAGGAGATGTTGATGCGGGATCCAATCAACAGAAGGGTCATGATTTGTGGGAATCTGAGTGGGTGCTTGTCTAG